Below is a window of Schistocerca cancellata isolate TAMUIC-IGC-003103 chromosome 4, iqSchCanc2.1, whole genome shotgun sequence DNA.
CATTCTTGTTGTAGTTCTCCCTTCTCAGCCAAGCTGGTGCTATTGTTCCCTTCCAGCCATATGgtagtgctgtgcttgagcaacaGTGAAGCACAGACAGAAATATCTATTAGGGAGCAGGTCTTATGTGACTGTAACTAGTATGTAAATCAAAGATCACAATCAAGATTCAGTCCAGTTCTCAAACTTCCATTCATCCCGTGATCTAGTGACATCTGTTTGTACTGTATCCACAAGGGGTCTTTCTGCCATAATTTATTCTTCTGATAACAACTGCTGTCAGTTTAATGTGATTTTTgtttgttaagcattcaatttttGATTAATTTTCTTCCTATTCCATCTGAATATCATCTTGTTCTAAAGCTGGTAACATATTCCAAGGTGTGAAGTCACTGATTCTCATTTGTAACCCACTTGGTAAATCGTTGAAGTTTTTTataaccaaataaaatactgaCTTGGGATCAGAATCGAGTAAGTTTTTGATGCACAACATTTTTGTGTTTGAGAGTCACCCTTGCTTAAATAGCAGCATAAATCTGCGTATATGGTATCCTTAGATAAATGGATACTTTCATTGCAAACCCGTACAAATataacaaaagtttgtaagttgATAGAATTTAATGCCATTTCCTCCCATATTTGTAACACTATAAATTTTTAAGCAGAGCATTATATTGTTGTATCTAGTTCAGAGTGTCTTGGCTATCCCTCGCACCAGTGCTGCAAGTCAAATAGCATATGATTTTTCGAGCGAGATTGATATGGTATTGAGTGCTTTGGTGTAGTGGGAAATCTTAAGCCTATTCGAACACAAGTGTTGTTTGCTATGCCCTATTCTTCAGAATTCTTGAAAATAAGTTTGTAtgaaacttcagcaaacaatgcaaAAACATTGACCTCAGCAAAAGTAGTTTAAACTGTGAATGCTGGACTACCCCCTAATTTTTGAATGACAAATTTGTGAATACAGAACTTGCACTCAACACTGCATGTATTTTACTAGGGCCAGAAAAATTTTACAATAGCAAAATTTTGTTTAATGTGGGATCGTGCAAAAGTGGTGCTTCTACATAGTGTCGCAAAATTTGACCTTTTCCAGTAACAAAAGGTTTGAGGGCAATTTGCTAATATTTGTAAGCACCAAAATGAGATTTTGACTGTTTGTTTCTGGTGTAACATACTATGTGACATCGAACAAAAATAACCTACTGCCAACAAACTTTTTCGGGAAACAGCTTTAATCCCCAATGTGACATTGAACAATACTATTGTGCAACAAATAATACCAAAAATGACACAGTATGGAGAGATCTGTAATTTGGCGCCCCCCAGTTAAACTGCATACTTGGAGAGCATTCAAGCAAAAATAAGAAATCTCTCAAATACTGCATTTAAGTTTTGCAGACAGTAAGTCTACATGGCGTTAGCTTCTGTGAGCCACCCACAGGCCAAGGCACATATGACACAAGGAAGAATTTAAATCGGGCTGCTTTAATAGTAAAATTGATTGCTTCACAATCACTTCCATTGGTTTTGCCATTTTGCAAACCACTTACCACTTGCCAACATAACTTAGATCTTGGGGTACACAACATATGTGGCTGTCACTGCAAACTGTAgtcgcaaaataaaaaataataatattgacTAAATGTTAAAATAAACTTCAGTGGTCTTTCTTACCACCAGAAACATGCTTGCATGTCGTGTACTGTACAATGGTTTGCTGATAACAAGCAAACAGAGCAGGTGTCATTATGATTTATGTATTTGTGGAGCTAAAGTGGTGTATTTGGTGGGTTTTGTAGTAAGTCATGTAATGGACTCCATTGAAGTTTTTGTAGTTTATTTATGATATGTATATGAACAAAAACTCACATTGGAGAATTGTCCATTATCATATATACTTTTCCTGAATGAACTTTGCAGCTTGTTTTTGACAAAGTATGTTAAATATGGGAATAGTTTAAATGGGGCACAGATGTAAACAATATTATGCTAAAGATCAGTCAGATATTACAGCCTGGCACTCACATTATGCTGCAACACATCACAACTGGATTCATCTATTGAGTGAGGTGGTGCAATGTTTACCGCGCTGGATtatcatttgggaggatgatggtgaATGTCCCTatgtggccatccagatttatctCCTATTTTCTTCACATCACTCCAGGTGAATGTCAGGCTGTTTCTTTGCGAAGGGTACGGCACGGCACAGTTGATTTACTTCCCCACCTTTCATAACCCAAGCTTGTGCATCTGTAATGACTGCGCTGTGtatgggacattaaactctaaccaTTCATTTGTTCAACCTAATGTAGACTAAACATAGAGCTATGTGACAAATcagtgtgatacaagaagaaaaatTCTGGGTTGGGAGGGAGTAGGTACAATATAGCTCTCAACAAAGTTTTAGTATTTATAATTGCATAATACAAAAATTTGCAGTTTAATTGGTGCATTATTTTAGGTATGGTCTGAAACGGGGGAAATGTGAAATCACTGAAAACACTACTACCTGTGTACCAAATTAAGATTCCTTCATTattatggaaaaagaaatttatggcgttGAAACCAGCATGAGATGGGGTAAATACTTCAGGCAGAGGTGAAGGAAAAACTGAAACATACTGGGTTGTCTCAACCAGCATGAGATGGGATAAATACTTCAGGCAGAGGTGAAGGAAAAACTGAAACATACTGGGTTGTCTCTACAAACAAAGCTAACAACTTGTATGACCACAGATCCATGCGAGTGAGTGTTAGAATTCTTGTTTTGGCCATGGAGTGATAGTGATGAACTCTATTAATGCTGACATGGCAGAGGCTCTAAGTCTACTTAGGGTGGTAGGCCTCGACCATGTAGATATTCTAAACAGACAACTTGATTCAAAATTTTGTGTAATGCGCACCACCAGGAAATGTGGACATTGTCTTCAGATCAATAAGacatttgacaaatacagagagcagacagctgtttctgaggtgttaatGTATCAGGAGCATAATGTTGGAGAACTTTGAAGTTATGGGTTTATTTTGAAAACTTGACAATGGAGTGTTGTAGCAGATCTATTTTACTTTTAATTGATTAGATTTTAAGGGTTTAACATAAAcgatttattttttcattaaattaaataaatgtggTCTGTGATACCAAAATGTGAGGGATGCGTAaatcttcattttaaatgtaaaactGAAAAGCAAATTGCATAAAAACAAGGAACATAGGGTACTTCAAAAATAAGCAGTCAAACTATACAAAAATTAGCCAAAATTGGCCATTCAATAAAACAATATCTTCCTGTTCCTGTAAATTACCAAAAGATGCTGTTTTATATTATTAGTGTACAGTGTAATGGCAGATTACATGTACCTTCCATTGTCTCTGAGGTCTGAATGTTGCTGTTCTTACaaaatttgatgaaattgttactgtcagtgtttgAAGACTGTTTTCATAAGGTAGATATGCAGTTCAGGGCAATGTATTTTTCCAGGTATCATTGCTGTTCATTTTTACCTTTCGGTACGACATGAATGTCATTAGCTCCATGTTGTACTTGCAGGTTTAGCCCTGTTCCATGCTGTACAGATATTTGTTGCAGATATTTGGTTGTCTTCTGTTAGTAGATCAATACCAAACATTCATAAAGTTTATGGAGAAAACACTTGCCTGATTGGTTGGCTTTTGGTGtatagaatattttactcaagtttATATTTTCAGACAATCAAAGTTGAAGAACCAGTTGAACCAGATgaggcagaaaaagaagaaaagaaagaaaatgaagtggAAGAAGATGATGACGATACTGAAGTAGAAGAAGAAAAGTCTGAAGAAAAACCAAAGACAAAGAAAGTTGATAAAACTGTTTGGGACTGGGAAATTTTAAATGATAATAAGCCTATCTGGACTCGAAAGTATGTACTTAAAAAGTTATTATTTTACCCTACTAGTGTAAAACGTGAAACACACAGCCTCTTAGACTGTTCTCAATTTGTACAAAATCACTGTCATATTATGAAATATTGTAAGTGCAAGAGTCACCTGCAGCTCTTGGCTGAGTAGTGATGCTTctataatttttgtttcattgaagGTAATAATTTGTTGTTCATTTGCTACAGTTACTACCTTTAACTGTGGCAGTATTCTACTTAACACAGTATTAGGACTCTCCCTGAAAACACCTGTTTTTATTTCCAATTACAAAAACGGGTTTGGCCAGGGAGAAAAGAAACAATCAACTTCATGAATATGTCTAAGGTGTACATTAGCCTTGGATTCATATGTTGACACAGTGTTGCAGTGTAACAGTGTTTCTTTAAAATGGAAAAATCTTGAACAATGTTTAATGTTACACATTTTTGCTCTTGGCTGTTAAGTGTAACGAACAAATCCTGTGTTCATTTTTAACTGCTGTTCTAATGAAGCCCATGAAACAATATTTAATGATGCTTAAATTGTTTAAAATTGCAGGCCAGCTGATGTACCTGATGATGAATACAATGAATTTTACAAGTCTCTCACTAAGGATACGAAGAATCCATTAACAAAAATCCATTTCATAGCGGAAGGTGAAGTTACTTTCAAATCGTTATTGTTTGTACCCCAGACACAGCCTGGAGAAAGTTTCAATAGATACGGCACAAAGACTGACAATATCAAGGTTAGTGAATTATGTCGTATTGTAACTACAAAACATGCTCATGCTTCTGATTCTCACTTCTGTTTATGATCTTCCTGTTTCTCTGCCatttattaacataaaattttCAGCTGCCAATTCTTTGTTACACATACTAGTATGATTATCTGCTGtaagtttttaaatttagttttcatAGTTATAACAGGGCTACAGAAATACTGGTGCCTGTTGCTGAAAATGATTAATAACAAAGCAGCTTTGATGTCGTTCTCTGTTCATACTACTGTACTCCTTGCCAAAAAATATATATGTagtttgtaaagaatttgtttcAAATCAATATGGCAGATATTGTGCTTCTCAGCATGTGAGTAAAGAATGGTAATAGCTAGGGACTGGAAAATGTAGTATCTACTTTTGACGAAATTTGCAGCTAACATTTTTGTGATTGGATGCACGAATTTAAAAGCTTGTCACACTATGTGTGTGAAGACAAAGCCTTAGTGCTGTGCTTTGAAATAGACTGATTTTTTACTGGTAAACTTTTGACTGCATAGTTTGCTTTCCTCTGAACTTAAATAGTCTCTTAAAGCCTTTTTTCTTTTGACTGCATTCAAGCTTTCAACAAATGATCATTCTGTtgagaagcagcagcattttccccaccagagaacttgaatgcatctcagaTTTAAGGTTTAACATTTTCCTGTGCAAAGCAAAATCTGCAGACTATTGATGCTTCCTGGACATTCATAGCTGTGCTACCCATACTTCACATTGCTACAGATAGAACTGACAAGGTGCTTAGTATGGAATTAAAACAGAAGATAACTCCATTCACATGTTAGTGGAGAAATTGTCACATTCTAAATATGCCAACAAGTTTTGTTTTCCTGTGACTACAGTGTACAGTGCAAGCACTATATATTGTCAGAAAGGTGTAAATGTAAATGAACGAAAAAGTGGGGAAACAACCACACCTCCCTCTTTGACAGGGCAGTGTCCTGCACTTAAGTTCTGCAAAAGCAGAACTGATACAGGGAATGCTGATCTCTTCTGGTGTTGAGGGTTGTGACTGAAATCTGTGACAGACTAGTCTTTTCATATATTTCAAACTAAGAAAAGACAATGAGCTAGAGAATGGCCACTAGACATTTTCTTGCTGAGTTTGGCAGTGTATTGTAACTAATGTAGTTAGACTGACCTCTAGTAGTATTTGGTGCAGCCACAGTTAAAAACTCCCACCACTCAAAACCTGTTCCTTAAAATGTCCTAATTATATCAGGTTTTGAACTTACACTGGCAGACAAGTGTTTCTTTGTTGTAAGATGCTAGGTCCCATGACTGAATACTAGTGTGGGACATGGCATGTATCGTATACAGACCACTCTGATGTCCACAATTAGCTTGGCAATGGAGAATAGTgccttgtatgaaacttcctggcagattaaaactgtgtgccggacagagactctaactcgggaccattgcctttcgctttttattttgcaaacacttcTGTTACCCACATTAAAATAAAACTTTGACTATCTTTGGTAAAAAAAATGGATACAATACATTGAGGTAGCATCTATTAGATAATTTTGCCTTTTCACATTTTGTCAGGATTAACATCATATCGAAAAATAtgaatttcttcagtccttagtacTAACATAATCTCAGTGAACAAATTCTGTGACTGCTGATAACATATTCTGTTTGCTATAGTGACTGAGACATAATGCTCTGAAAGTGTACACCAGGGACTTCATTTTTTGTAGTGTGTTGAGAAGAGACGTTTAAGGAATAAAGTGAAATAGTAAATCAATCCAACTGTTTGGCTCTTGCCAAAGTTCAGCAGTAACATGCTTAAAAATAGGTGTTTTATCACAGtattatggatgatgatgatgatgatgatgaagggggAGTGGGGGAGAGGAGGCTAGGGTTTTTGGGGAAATACACAAAAGTACTATAGATGGGTAAAGGCACAAAATAACATTGAAGGGGATGCAGAACCTACATTCTTTTGTTACCAATATTTATTGTGGTCCAAAGATAGTATCTATTTTCCACATTGCTGTTTCGTAAGTCATTTCATTCAGCAACAGAGTTAGTGTTTTAATTAACCCATTAGTTTTACAAATATTAGTGGTACAGTTTTATACAGCAGACAAACTTTCATAGGTTTATCAGGAATTGTCATTGAATGTCTCTTGGGTGGAAATTGCAGGGATCAGTTCATTGATGCAAGTAACCATCTCAACTGTGTTCATTTTTAGGTTAAAATCTACATTTGATATTGCAATAATACTTATGTAAGGCAAGACAAAACTGGTAAATAAACAGAGTATTGTGATCTAGACTGTTGATTTTAACGTAAAAATAGCAGGAGATTGCTGCAATCCAGACAATGTTTAACTGTGTGCTCATTCTCTCTTCCCCATCTCCTTCCACTGTTTAATACCTCGCATTTACTAACACCATTTATACTCGTCCTCCCCAACTGCCTTTTCCCCACCCCTACTCCCCTATAATCTTATGTCCACACATTTATTCAGTGCTTAGGTGCAACTCTGCTTCACTTACTTTGTGATATAGAAGAGTGCAAAATTCTTTCTTTGCCCATTGTAGGCATAGTAAAAAGGTTAGATATTTGCTAGCCACCCATCCCATATTTCCCCCTTACAGTTCTGTTAATAGCTTTGTATTTGATACCTACAGTTACCCTGCTGGGTGCCTAAGACAAAGATTCTTTCCTTATCAGAAGGTACACCAGCAATGAAGCAGCATATCAATTCATTACATACTTCATTTAGTATTAGGTAACAGTTCACATGTACTTAGTACAAGGGTCACTGTTGAACATCTTAGGAAACCTTTGTCTCTATCTGTTTGGTAGAGTTTGTGATGCCTCATACTCATAAACAAATTTCTCACATATTATTCGATGTATTGCTCTTCTTTGGACTAAAGTAGAGATTCAGAATGTACTTCATCATATTCTTAGATCTTAATCAGTGCTTTGTAATCTCAGTATTTCAGTGCAACTTGCTTTGTGCTTCATGTGTTGGATAACCACCATTACACCTCCAAAATTTCTCCTGATTATTAAAATGGTGAATATGAAGAATTTAACAACCGAATGttcagtttacatttttgtggtaaCCTAATTTACCTGCATACTGTTATCACTTATGCATACATATTTTGCTTGAAACCTAATTCAAATGTTGCCCTTGGATGGCATTTTTTCTTCTCATTTTGGCTTTCTCCTTTCTCCATCTGTCCCAgtactgcaaaccactatgaaatgcGGGACAGAGGTTATGCTACAAAATTATCCTAAAAATGTGCCATCATgttttaatacaaatcataaaagaTAGGTAAGCAAAAACCTGTTTTTATTCAATACAATTAAGACAATATATTAACAGTACTCCTTAATTTTTCAGCTGTATGTGAGACGTGTTTTCATCACCGATGAGTTTAATGATATGATGCCAAATTACTTGAACTTTGTTCAGGGTGTAGTAGACTCTGATGATTTGCCACTTAATGTCTCCAGAGAAACACTTCAGCAGCATAAACTTATCAAAGTAAGTCTAGAGTACATCAGATACTAGTTACTCCACTTAAATTTGTCCATTGAAATTTATCACTAACTCTTCCTTCCCTGAAGGTAATCAAGAAGAAACTGGTTCGCAAGGCTTtggatatgtttaagaaaattgaaaagaaagatTATGAGAAATTCTGGAAAGAGTACTCCACAAATATTAAACTAGGTGTCATAGAAGATCCTTCCAACCGTACAAGGCTAGCAAAGCTGCTTATGTTCCATTCATCCCATGGACCTGAAATGACCTCTTTGTCTGACTATGTGAGCCGAATGAAGGAGAAGCAAGAACAGATTTTCTACATTGCTGGAGCCAATCGTAAAGAGGTAAACTTGTACTAACAAGCACTAATAGTTATAAGGGAAAACAGTAACAACCTCATTGTTGCTGAGGCTTCAAACCTCAGTACAATTCCTTCTCCTTATGTTGTTCTTGTCTTGCCATGTTGTCATAACTTGAATTAGTGGGTTACGTTTGGTGGTCTAAAGATTGATCACCACTATCATTGTTGCTGCAACAGCAGAATTCTTCTATTACTAATTATAAGGTACACATTATTTTGCAGGTTGAAGATTCTCCATTTGTTGAACGTTTATTGAAGAAGGGGTATGAGGTTCTATATTTGACAGAAGCTGTGGATGAATACTGTATATCTGCACTGCCTGAATTTGATGGAAAGAAGTTCCAAAATGTGGCCAAAGAAGGCTTTTCTCTTTCTGGAGATTCAAAATCCAAAGAGAAACTTGAAAATATAAAGAAGCAATATGAGCCTCTCCTAAATTGGCTCAATGACAAAGTACTTAAAGATCAGGTAATTATCTCTATTTAATATAGCAGAGCGCTTCATTTCTAGTACAGTTCACAAGGTTTAGTCTTGAGATAACAACTTGGTTAATTTACAGATCTCGAAGGCTACTATCTCGGAGAGATTGTCTGGATCACCTTGTGCTTTGGTTGCGGGTATGTTTGGATGGACTGGAAATATGGAACGCTTAGCTATTTCTAATGCTCATCAAAAGTCTGATGATCCACAGAGAAGTTACTATCTTAACCAGAAGAAAACTTTGGAAATCAATCCACGCCATCCTTTGATCAAGGAACTTCTGAGGAGAGTTGAAGAGGATCCTAGTGACCCCACAGCCAAAGATATGGCTTTGATGATGTTCCGTACAGGTAAGAGTAATTTAAATGCTTATAGGTGCTCTGTTTGTTAGGGTCATttcctttctttaattttattgGACTATAAGTAGATTTGACACTGTTGCACATGGTTTTTCCTGCTACAGGCTTTGCAAAATCATCTGTAAGTAGTGGTGTACATACAAAATATTGGTGCTATAGAGGCTAATGGAACTGTCTTCTGTCTTCTTCCAAATGAAGATGAAtcgtgtttgggggagggggggggggagaagaagagtGAGAGGAATCTGGTGGTGTCATTAAAGATGGATttaatagcaataaaaagggcttgCATTGCTGTAGAATAGGCTATGGTTTGACATAGGAATCTATGGATACAAACTAGTTGCTGATAGTAAGACTGAATGCTGTAAATAGCAtgatctgtgggggggggggggggggggatgattatCTTCAGAACAGGTGGGTACTGAAGCTGACATGTAAACTAGCAAAATAAGTGCAGAGCTCTCTAGGTCTGCTTGCCGATTGGATATCTTAGCATGAAAAGTATGTGGTAAAAATAGAGATTACAACTAGCCTCATACTTACTGCTGGGTTTACACAGTCGGTGAAAGAGCAGTGGCCAGACATGTTTCAAAGGAATATTGTCATTCTCTTTCATCAGTATATCATTACCTCCAAAATCATAACTCGTTTGGCAGACATAGGAAAATATTTTGATAACAAAGGTCATTATTTTAAGCTGTTAGGTCCCAGCCTAACCACAGTATTGTGATTTGtttaatattttgaagatatgtggcAACAAATAGTATTAATGTAACTTTGAGAGTGAAACTGTCTTAATCCATCATAACCTAGGCCATGGACTAAGCTACAGATAAGTGTCACCACAACCAGGTGTTTTAGATTGCACATTCATCTTGTAACCAAACTATCACATTCAAAGTTAACAGCATAATTTCAATCACCCATTTGGTTGCCATGTAAAAAGTCATTTATTACAATATGAAAGCATTTGTTACTTTAAAGTTCATGTTGTGGACATAAATTGTCCGTACCTTCAGAATTTGTGCTACATAGTATCAGTGAAACTCCCAATACAGTTGTGCCCTAAAATTCTAACTACTATTGATTGACCATGACTGTAATCAACAAAGTTAAAATTGATAACACAAACTAAAAGTCTAAATAATGTACTTTGCAGGAGGgacatttaattttctgtgtgtaCACAATCAGCACATGTTTTTTTCTTAAATATAAGGATGAAAAACTAGTGTGCAGATTAATTGTAATAGGGTTTGTACTGCTCTGCATCCAACAGCAGTagatgcccgcagctcgtggtctagtggctagcattgctgcttgcggatcacagggtcccgggttagattcccagctgggtcgaggATTTCTTCttcccagagactgggtgtttttGTCCTCTTCATGTAATCATCATTCCGGTAGTGCTGAGACTGAAAATGGAAAGATTTGGACCTTGTGCAggcactgatgaccatgctgttgagtgccccacaaaccaccaccaccaccaccaccaatcatCATCATTAATCATCCAACATTAGACCATGTTATAGCATAGCATTGTTGTGGCTACATTCTGTGACACATCAGCAGCATGTTAGATGTGTAGTATAAACCACCTGATAACTTGTTAATTATGGCTAAAACTTCTC
It encodes the following:
- the LOC126183860 gene encoding endoplasmin-like, which codes for MKYFLLCVLGVLIFSGTCYAESEDGEGTTVEADLGSSREASRTDDEVVQREEEAIKLDGLNVAQLKELREKAEKFTFQAEVNRMMKLIINSLYRNKEIFLRELISNASDALDKIRLLSLTDPNALSATSDLDIRIKADKENHILHITDTGIGMTKNDLVNNLGTIAKSGTADFLSKMQDATTSAQDLNDMIGQFGVGFYSSFLVADRVVVTTKHNDDKQYIWESDAGSFSIVEDPRGDTLKRGTQVSLHLKEEAFDFVEQDTIKNLVKKYSQFINFPIYLWTSKTIKVEEPVEPDEAEKEEKKENEVEEDDDDTEVEEEKSEEKPKTKKVDKTVWDWEILNDNKPIWTRKPADVPDDEYNEFYKSLTKDTKNPLTKIHFIAEGEVTFKSLLFVPQTQPGESFNRYGTKTDNIKLYVRRVFITDEFNDMMPNYLNFVQGVVDSDDLPLNVSRETLQQHKLIKVIKKKLVRKALDMFKKIEKKDYEKFWKEYSTNIKLGVIEDPSNRTRLAKLLMFHSSHGPEMTSLSDYVSRMKEKQEQIFYIAGANRKEVEDSPFVERLLKKGYEVLYLTEAVDEYCISALPEFDGKKFQNVAKEGFSLSGDSKSKEKLENIKKQYEPLLNWLNDKVLKDQISKATISERLSGSPCALVAGMFGWTGNMERLAISNAHQKSDDPQRSYYLNQKKTLEINPRHPLIKELLRRVEEDPSDPTAKDMALMMFRTATLRSGYMLRDTTDFAESIEVMMRKTLGVPESEEIEEEDEVEEGDDEPKKSDDSEQEVEDKDGESEDHDEL